A genome region from Erigeron canadensis isolate Cc75 chromosome 3, C_canadensis_v1, whole genome shotgun sequence includes the following:
- the LOC122591737 gene encoding protein ANTAGONIST OF LIKE HETEROCHROMATIN PROTEIN 1-like codes for MSKRLFLKIVGDIEANFSYFQEGYDARGKKSCTALQKCTSAIKQLSTGEPSDAYDEYLCMATRTGCEIMEYFCDAVVNLYQKEFLRRPTSHDIALITQAHEERHHIPGKLGSLGCTHIEWRMCPKHLKGQYTRGDHKVPTIMIECVASYDLWIWHSFFGPAGSNNDVNVLQQSPLFQNERNGSTPDSSFSANGHDYKRGYYLTDGIYPRWVAFVKAYPHPVEQDEKKFKRLQKAARKDVERAFGVLKGKWKILDRPLRRWTKEKIKKVVAACTILHNMIIKNNGRAISPVHIMDPPVARVYNPEANRELQDEDVHHRLRYDLTTHVSALDLSYLDDPAMQPPSVASLI; via the coding sequence ATGAGCAAgaggttgtttttgaagattgttggtgatattgaagCCAACTTTAGTTACTTTCAAGAGGGGTACGACGCACGGGGTAAAAAAAGTTGCACCGCTCTTCAAAAGTGCACATCGGCGATCAAGCAACTGTCTACGGGTGAACCTTCAGACGCGTATGACGAGTATTTATGTATGGCTACTAGAACGGGATGCGAGATCATGGAGTACTTTTGTGATGCGGTCGTCAATTTGTATCAAAAGGAGTTCTTACGTAGGCCAACATCTCATGACATTGCTCTCATCACAcaagctcatgaagaaagacacCACATTCCAGGAAAGCTTGGTAGTCTTGGTTGTACACACATCGAATGGAGGATGTGCCCTAAACACTTAAAAGGGCAATACACGAGGGGTGATCACAAGGTACCTACTATTATGATTGAATGTGTTGCTTCTTatgacttgtggatttggcattcgTTTTTCGGTCCTGCTGGATCGAACAACGATGTCAATGTTTTGCAGCAGTCGCCGTTGTTTCAAAACGAGCGTAATGGATCCACGCCAGACAGTTCATTTAGCGCAAATGGACATGATTACAAGCGCGGTTACTACCTTACCGATGGAATCTATCCTAGGTGGGTTGCGTTTGTTAAAGCTTATCCTCATCCAGTGGAACAAgatgaaaagaaatttaaaagactaCAAAaggctgcaagaaaggatgttgaGCGAGCGTTTGGTGTTCTCAAGGGAAAATGGAAGATCTTGGACCGTCCCCTCCGTCGATGGACAAAGGAGAAGATCAAAAAAGTCGTCGCTGCGTGTACTATactacacaacatgatcatcaaAAACAACGGGCGGGCGATATCACCGGTTCATATTATGGATCCACCAGTGGCGAGAGTTTATAACCCGGAAGCAAACCGGGAGTTACAGGACGAGGACGTGCATCATCGACTCCGATATGATCTCACGACGCATGTATCGGCTTTAGACTTATCATACCTTGACGATCCAGCGATGCAGCCACCATCAGTTGCGAGTTTGATTTAG
- the LOC122592703 gene encoding hydrophobic protein RCI2A produces the protein MSTATFIDILLAILLPPLGVFLKFGCHSEFWICVILTLFGWIPGIIYAIYVLTK, from the exons atgtctacAGCTACGTTCATCGACATCTTACTTGCAATCCTTCTTCCTCCCCTTGGTGTTTTCCTCAAGTTCGGTTGCCAT TCTGAGTTTTGGATATGTGTAATTCTGACTTTATTTGGATGGATTCCCGGAATTATTTATGCTATCTATGTTCTCACCAAGTGA
- the LOC122594397 gene encoding hydrophobic protein RCI2A-like codes for MSTATFIDILLAILLPPLGVFLKFECHSEFWICVLLTLFGWVPGIIYAIYVLTK; via the exons atgtctACTGCTACGTTTATCGACATCTTACTTGCAATCCTTCTTCCTCCACTTGGTGTTTTCCTCAAGTTCGAATGCCAT TCTGAGTTTTGGATATGTGTATTGCTGACTTTATTTGGATGGGTTCCTGGGATCATTTATGCCATCTATGTCCTCACCAAGTGA